The Hymenobacter sp. 5317J-9 region CACACCGATTTACAGCTACGCTACGAGTTGCTCAAAAAGGGACGAGCCTTTGAGTCCGTCCGCTTCTTCATCCAGGCCCAGTTGCCCGAGCAGTTGCCGCTGCCCTTTGAGCAACCTTTGGACGAGGCGCGAGAGCAGAAGGCCCGACAACACTTAAGGGATTTGGACATCAAAGACGCGGGGCTTGTCGGTCGGATTCTGAGTAACCAAGACTTAGTGAATGACCTGTTTGGGTTCGTCTACAAGCTGAAAACGGGCAAGATTAAGGCTACAACCAACGCCGGCGGCTTGTTTCTGAAAACGGCCGGGCTGTTGAAGAAATAGCCAACGAACCCCTGCGGTTTCTACATGAAGGCGGCAGGGCCCCAGAGACAAGCACCTGCGCCCAAGGAGCGCCAACGCAGCGGCTTTGTGCTATTTGCGTACTTGCACGAAGCGGTGCTGCCGACGAGTCTAATTGAGGTCGCGCAGGGGCAGGCTTATTCTTTCCTTGCGAACGTTACGAGCCCTTAACGAGCCCGTTGCCATGACCAGGCACAGCATTAAAAACCGTGCCTAGGTGCTTTGCAGGCACTTTTATTCCCCCGCTGCTATAAGAAGGCCAAGAGCGTGTGCGCGGGGTAATGTTCGTCGGGTTGCCAAGAGCAAGCCGGCTGCTGCGCTGGTTAATTTTCATCGAGCAACACACCGTCGAAAAGCCCGCCAATGTCCCGTAGCACGGCCCCAAAAGAGCAAAGCCCCGCTTGATGAGCGAGGCTTTCCTTTAGCTAACACGTCGCTGCTAGGCGTGCATCAGCACAAACTCGGCGGGAATTTGCAGCTTGGTGTACAAGCGCCGGCCCAAATCCATGTTCACGGCACGCTTGCCATTGAGCACTTCGCTCAAGCGACTGTTGGTGATACCCAGCAACTGCGCCAGCTCCTGCTTTTTCAGGCGGTGCTCAAACATGTAGCGCTCAATGCGGAAAACAAGCGAATCCGGCCGCACGGGCGCGTGGCCGTGGCTGTCTTCGTAGGCTTCGAGAGCATTGCCCAGCGCTTCCATTTCCGCCAGGTGAGCGGGGTTATCACTGTTTAGGGCTTCCAAGCGGCTCATACCAACCTGGTATTCTGCATCATTTTGGATAGTCATTTTGTACGGTCTTTTAAAGTTTTACAATTTTCTGCGAATCAGCTCATTGGCTCATAGATTCGCGATATCGGTAATACGGTCATACTCCGCGTGGGTACCGATGAAGCGGATAAAAATCTGGCCGGTGAAGTCCGGCAGCTTTGAGTAGTTAATCTTGACCACCAGGCGGTAGCGGTTGCGAAGCAGGTTAAAGACCCAACGGTTATTTCCAACGTGGGTGGCGCTCGGGTCAAACGCCTTTATCTCAGCAGCATTGGCCCAACTCGCGGCCTTCATATCATCGTAGAGTTCCCAAATAGCTGTTGCAACGTCTAGGTGTTCTATCGCATATTTTCTTAATTCTTGCTTAGTTAATACATTCATAATCTGTTAGTTAATTTATTTTATTTACTCTCTCATAGTTGGCTCTTTAGCGGCTAACACGACAAAGATACGAAAAATTTACCACAATCGAAAATAATTTACCACTAACGAAAATGAGCAGCTTACGCCACTGGCTCAGTTAAGTCAAAGCACAGGGGCTTCACCGGCTGGCTGTAGTAGATAGCGACCCGGTTCACCCGGTCCCGAATGCCGCCAGTCTCATCGAGCACGATGGATGGCGGAAAATCAAAGTGCACGTGCAACCGGGCTGCGTCGATAGGGTCGGTAAAAGCATAATGCAGTTCGCCGCCGGTGTCCGACCGCCACCCGTCCTCGCGCCACCACTGCGCGGGGCGGTTGCCCTGGGCCAGCAGGAATGCAATGACGGGGCGCAGGTGGTCGGTGCGCGGGTCGCAGCCTGGGCCGTGGTCAGCTCCCTGGACAGCAAGTTGAATTCGGGGCATATGGAGCTGGTGAAAGGTACAAAATACGCCTTTGCGGGGGGCGCGGCCCTCCTGCCAGACTGCGGGCGCCGGCTTCCGTGGCACCGGGGCAGTTGGGCTAGGGCAACGGGCTGACCACTGGCTTCGGGTGCCGGTTCCGGCATTCCAGCCAGCTGCGTGCCTCGCGCTCGGCCTGCTGGTAGCGGCCGGCTCGCCGTGGGTCAGCCGCACGAGCGGCGGCCCGCTGGAGCCGTTGCGTCCGAGCGGCCTGGTGGGCGGGGTTCCCGGGGTCGAGTAACTGGGATTCATCTGCCACCCGGCCGCCGCGCTGCACCAGCGCGTCGTGCGTAGCCAGCAGGTAGAGAATACGGTTCCGCTTGTACGGCCAGTGCTCCAGCAGCTCGTCTAGCTCGTTCATCGCGGCCTGGTAGGCCAGCGGGTCGCGTTGCAGCTGCGCGGCCGTGTAGCGGGGCCGGGCGGCAGGCCGGTTGTGCGGCCGGGGCCGGGCGGGCGCAAACGCCAGGGCCTTCGCTTGCGGCGGCGCTAGCGGGGCCTGGCGCGGCCCTCTGCCGGTTGGGGGGCCTTGCTTGCGACGCTGGCTTTCGACCAGGGCGGCTTCGGCCAACGCCAAGTTTCGGGCGTGGCGGGCGGCCTGCTCCGGGTTAGACCGCTGCCCGTAACGGCGCTCATTGAGCATCAGAGCGTGTACGTTCTCCTGGTCCTCGTCCCACACCTCCTGCTCGGCCCAATGCACGGCCCCGCTGTCGAAAAACGCCTGGCGTAGGGCCAGCAGCGCGACGGTGCGCGGCAGGTTTCGGGGCCACTGGTCCACCAACTCGTCCAGCTCGTTCATCGCCGCGAGGAAGGTCGGGTACTTATGTAAACTGAACAGCGTATAGGCCGGCCGGGTGGGGTCGCCCCGGAAGGTTTTGACCGGGTAGAGGTGCGCCTGGAACCGCTGGCGAAACTGTCTTTTTTGGCTTCCTGTCATCCTACAAGATACGACAGAAATGGCGTATTTACCCCTAAAAAAGGCATTTTAGAGCCCCAAAAACCGGGCCTGCTGCGCAGCCCACTCCCTGCGTTTGACCAAGGGTTGGGCATCATGCAGCTGGTAGCCCGGCAGCTGCGCAGTTACGCCAAGCTTTAGGCCAGTTAGCAGCCTGGAGTGAGCAGTAACGGGACGGAACGCTCACCCAGTAGGCCATTGCTTTTGAGCAGCTAAAGCAAGCAAGGAACTGAATAAACGTCCGCGCATCTTCAAGCTCTGGTCAACCAGCACGGCGCGGCCACTGCTACGATAACGCTCACGCGGAATCGCTTTGGAGCCACTGCAAGAGCGAATTCCTGACGGTGGCCGTTTCCCTGGCCTGCCAAAGTCCGGCTAAGAATCAGCCCCTACATCGCCTGTCACAATCTCCCGAATCTGTCCAGCTAAGCTAGCCCACCTCGTTATCCATTGTATCTTTGCCAACACATGCGCCTGCTCGCCCTGTTTTTTGCCTTCTACTTCGCCTGCCTCTCGTGCCTTTCCTGCACGGACGAAGTACCCGTGTGCAAGGACCAGCAGCAAACAACCGTGGCCGCTTCGCATTCCGATTGCGGGGCCGGCGCGTTGGGCGACTGGTGCTCGCCGCTGTGCCAGTGCCACTGCTGCGGCGGGGCCGTGATGCCCGTACCGCTGGGCAATCAGGCAGCCTATACTCCGCCCACTGAGTGGGCTACCAGCCTCCGGCACGGCCGGCTGGTTGTGGCCGCCCCAACGCGGGCGCTTGGGTCTGTGTGGCAGCCGCCCCAGGCCTAACCCTTCCCCTATTTTCCTGCTGACCACCCCTCCGGGTGGCCCGTCGCGGTGCGTGACGGGCGATTTAGCGTTTGGCGCTGAGTCGGTTATGCCCTTTGTGCTCCCGCCGCTTGTGCCGGAGCCACCGGGCCGCAGGGTTTCACGGAAGCGTTAGACCTAACCCCAACCAGCGGATGTTCGACCGGCTGATTCATTTTTCTATACACAACAAGCTCATCATCGGGCTGCTAACCCTGGCCCTGGTGGCGTGGGGCGGCTACTCGCTGAGTCGGCTGCCGATTGACGCGCTGCCCGACATTACCAGTAACCAGGTTGTCGTTTACACGGTGGCTCCCTCGCTGGCCGCCCAGGAGATTGAGCGCCTGGTGTCTTTTCCCGTGGAGCAGGCCATGGCCACCATCCCGGGGCAGGTTGAAGTGCGCTCGTTTTCGCGCTTCGGCCTCTCGGTGGTCACCGTCGTGTTCGAGGACCAGACCGACATTTACTGGGCCCGCACGCAAGTATCGCAGCGACTGCAGGAGGCCGAAAGCCAGATTCCGGCCGGCACGGGCCGCCCCGAGCTGGCCCCGCTCAGCACTGGCCTGGGCGAGGTGTACCAGTACCTGGTGCGCGCCAAGCCGGGCTTTGAGAAGAAATACAACGCCACCGAGCTGCGCACCATTCAGGACTGGATAGTGCGTCGGCAGCTGCTGGGCACCCCGGGGGTGGCCGACGTGAGTTCGTTCGGCGGGCTGCTCAAGCAGTACGAGGTGGCCCTCGACCCGGAGCGGCTGCGCTCGCTGGGCGTCACCGTGAACGAGGTGTACCAGGCCGTGGCCGCCAACAACCAGAACGCCGGCGGGGCCTACCTCGACCAGAACCCCACCGCCGCTTTCATCCGCACCGAGGGCCTGGCCACCTCGCCCGCCGACATCGGCAACATCGTCATCCGCAGCACGCGCACCGGCCTGCCCGTGCTGGTGCGCGACGTGGCCGACGTGCGCTACGGCGCGGCCGTGCGCTACGGGGCCATGACCCTCAACGACCAGGGCGAAGTGACCGGCGGCCTGGTGCTCATGCTCAAGGGGGCCAACGCCGCCGAAGTCATCCAGGACGTGCAGAAGCGCATGGCCACCATTCGCAAAACCCTGCCCGAAGGCGTGAGTGTGGAGCCTTTCCTCGACCGCTCTAACCTGGTGGACCGGGCCATTCACACGGTGAGCAAGAACCTGCTGGAAGGGGCGCTAATTGTGGTGTTTGTGCTGGTGCTGTTTCTGGGCAACTGGCGCGCCGGGCTGGTGGTGGCCTCCGTCATTCCGCTGGCCATGCTGTTTGCCGTGAGCATGATGCGCCTGTTTGGCGTGTCGGGCAACCTGATGAGCCTCGGGGCCATTGACTTCGGGCTGATTGTGGACGGGGCCGTCATCATCGTCGAGGCCATCATTCACCGCCTGCACGGCGGGCATCTGGTGGTGCAGGGCAACCGCCTGAGCACCGAGCAGATGAACGAGGAAACCTACCACGCGGCCAGCAAAATCCGCTCCTCGGCCGCGTTCGGCGAAATCATCATCCTCATCGTGTACCTGCCGCTGCTGGCCCTGGCTGGCATCGAGGGCAAGATGTTCCGGCCCATGGCCGAAACCGTGGCCTTCGCCATTCTCGGGGCATTTATCCTGTCCCTGACCTACGTGCCGATGATGTCGGCGTTGGCCCTGAGCCGGTCGACGGAAAACAAACCGACCATTTCCGACCGGATGATGGCCTTTTACACCCGCCTCTACCACCCGCTGCTTAAAGGGGCCTTGCGGCACCAGGCCGCGGTGCTGCTTACGGCCGTGGGCCTGCTGGTGGGAAGCTTTTTCCTGTTTCGCACCCTGGGGGGCGAGTTCATTCCGACGCTGACCGAAGGCGATTTCGCGGTGGAGATGCGCGTGCTCACCGGCTCTTCGCTGAGCTACACCATCGAGCAGGCACAAAAGGCCGGTGGGATTCTCAAAAAGCAGTTTCCCGAAGTCAAGGAAGTAGTCGCCAAAATCGGGGCCGGCGAGATTCCCACCGACCCCATGCCGGTGGAGGCCGCCGACGTGATGGTGATTCTCAAGGACCAGAAGCAATGGACTTCCGCCCCCAACCGCGAAGAGCTGGCCGATAAGATGGCCGATGCCCTAAGCGTCATGCCCGGCGTCACGTTTGGGTTTCAGCAGCCCATCCAGATGCGCTTCAACGAGCTGATTTCGGGGGCCAAGCAGGACGTGGTGCTCAAGATTTACGGGGAGGACCTGCAGCAGCTGGCCGACTACGCCCAGCAGGCCGGCCGGCTCGTGCGCCAGGTGAAGGGGGCCGAAGACGTGTACGTGGAGCAGGTAACGGGCTTGCCCCAGATTGTGGTGGCGCTGGACCGCAACCGCCTCGCCCAGTTCGGCCTGAACGTGGCCGACGTGAACCGCACCGTGCAAACGGCCTTCGCCGGCGAAACCGCCGGTCAAGTCTTCGAGCAGGAGCGGCGCTTCGATTTGGTCCTGCGCCTGCGCCAGGATTTGCGCAAGGACATCAACAGCGTGCGCCGCCTGTTCATCGCCGCCCCCAACGGCCGGCAGGTTCCCCTGGAGCAAGTGGCCAGCGTGGAGCTGCGCGAAGGACCCAACCAGATTCAGCGCGACGACGCCAAGCGCCGCATCAGCGTGGCCTTCAACGTGCGGGGCCGCGACGTGGAAACGGTGGTCGAAGAGCTGCAGGGCAAGATTGACCGGCAGCTCAAGTTTGCCCCCGGCTACTACACCACCTACGGCGGCCAGTTCGAGAACCTGCGCCAGGCCACCGACCGCCTGAGCGTGGCCGTGCCGGTGGCGCTGGTGCTCATCTTCGTGCTGCTGTTCTTCACCTTCCGCTCCTTCAAGCAGTCGGTGATGATTTTTACGGCCATCCCGCTCTCGGCCATCGGCGGCATCGCGGCGCTGTGGCTGCGGGACATGCCCTTTAGTATTTCGGCCGGGGTGGGCTTCATTGCCCTGTTCGGGGTGGCCGTGCTCAACGGCATCGTGCTCATCGGCTATTTCAACCAGCTCAAGGCCGAAGGGGTGAACGACCTGATGGAGCGCATTCTGCGCGGCACCGAAGTGCGCCTGCGGCCGGTGCTGATGACGGCCACCGTGGCCTCGCTCGGCTTCCTGCCCATGGCCCTGGCCCAGTCCGCCGGGGCCGAAGTGCAGCGCCCGCTGGCCACCGTGGTCATCGGCGGACTGGTGTCGGCTACGCTGCTCACACTGCTGGTGCTGCCCATGCTCTACGCCCTTTCCGAGCGCGTGAAGGCCGGTGGCGCGAATGGGGAGCCGCAACCAGAAGTTACTTCCGCTGCCCCCGCGAAAAGCCTGCCCGTGGCCTCGGGGCTGCTTTTGCTGCTGCTCGGCCTGCCGCTGCTGGGTCGGGCGCAGGGGCCGCTGACTGCCGCGCAGGCCGTGAGCCAGGCCCTGCAAACCAACGGCACGGTGCTGGCCGGCACCCGGGCGCTGGAAGCCCAGCAGGCCATCCGCCGCACGGCCTACGACTTCGGCCGCACCACGCTCACCGGCAGCTACGGGCAGTACAACTCCCTGAACCGCGACAACCAGTTCACCATTACCCAGTCGCTGGCTCTGCCCGGCGTTTACCGCAGTGCCGCCGGGCTGGCCGACGCCCGCATTGCCGGCCAGCGGGCGCAATTGGCGCAGGTGCAGGCCGAGCTGCGCCGACAGGTGCGCCTGAGCTACGAGCAGGCCGTGCACGCCCGCCACCGCCTACGGGTGCTGCGGGGCCAGGACAGCCTCTACTCAGAATTTCTGCGCTCGGCCAACCTGCGCTTCAAGACCGGCGAGGCGGCCCGGCTCGAACCCGCCACGGCCCTGGTGCAGCAGGGCGAAGTCCGCACCCAGCTGCGGGCGGCCCGCACCGACTTCCGGGTGGCCCAGCGCCAGCTGCAGGCGCTGCTGCAAGTGCCGGCCGCCGTGGCCCTGGCCGACAGCGTGCTCCGGCCGCTCGCGCTGCTGGGGGCCGCCCAGCTGGCCGACACCACGGCCCCGGCGCTGGTCGATACGCTGCTGAAGCGCACCAACCCGCAGGCGCGGGTGCTGGCCCAGCAGGTAGCCGAGCGTCGCGCCGAAACCCGGGTAGAGCAGGCGGCCGGGCTGCCCGAGTTCACTGTGGGCTACTTCAACCAGAGCATCATCGGCTACCAGCGCCTTGACGCGGCCGGTACCGAGCGCTACTTCGGCGGGGGCTCCCGCTTCCAGGGCGTGCAGGCCGGGGTGGCCGTGCCCTTGTGGCGGCGGCCCCAAAAAGCGCGGGTGCAGGCCGCCCGCCTGCAGGAGCAGGTGGCCCAGGTCGGCTTCGACCGCTACCGGGCCGAGTTGGCCGGCCAGCTCGATGAGCTGCTGCTGCGGCGCACCGAGCAGCAGCAGCGCCTGGCCTACTTCGAAAGCACGGCCCTGCCGCAGGCCACGGTCATCACCCGCCTGTCGACGATTGCCTACAAGGCCGGCGAAACCGGCTACTCCGAATACCTGCTCAACCTGGAGCGCGCCCGCCGCCTGCGCCTCGACTACCTCGACGCGCTGCTGCAACACAACCAGACCGTTATCGAACTGGAATACCTCCTGGGCAGCCAGTAGCCCGGCCCGCGCCGCGCTACGCCTTCTCCCTTCAACTTCAGAATCATCATGCGATACCTAGCCCTCCCCCTGGTGCTGCTCGGCCTGCTAAGCGGCTGCGGCTCCAAGGAAGCCCCCACGGAAAAAGAAGAAACGGCCGCCGCCACTCCCGGCGGGGAAGCAGCCGAGAAAGACCCCGCCGACCGCGTCACGCTCACCGCTGCCGAGCAGCAGGTGGGCGGCGTGCGCCTGGGCTCCCTCACCGAGCGCCCCATGAGCGGGGGGCTGAAAGTGAACGGCGTGCTCGACGTGCCGCCCGAAAACCTGGTATCGGTCAGCGCCCCGCTGGGCGGCTTTGTGGACCGGACCGACCTGCTGCAAGGCTCGCGGGTGCGCGCCGGCCAGGTGCTGGCCGTCATCCGCAACCCCGACTTCGTGCAGTTGCAGCAGGACTACCAGGAAACCCGCAGCCAGCTCAAGTTTGCGAAAGCTGAATACGAGCGCCAGGGCGAGCTATACCGGCAGGAGGTAGCGCCCCAAAAGAACTTCCAGCGTGCCCAGGCCGAGTACGAGGCCCTGCAAGTGAAAACCAATGCCCAGGCCGCCCGCCTGCGTCTGGCCGGCCTGCCCATTGGCGGGACCATCGTGAGCACGGCCATCCTGCGGGCCCCTAAAGGTGGCTTCGTGAAGGCCGTGAATGTGAGCATCGGCCAGAGCGTGACGCCCACCGACGTGCTGTTTGAAATCGTCAACCCCGAGCACCTACACGTCGAGCTGACCGTGTTTGAAAAGGACATTCCGCAGGTGAAGGAAAAACAGCTGGTGCGCTTTTCCCTGGGCAACGACTCGCTGACCCGGGAGCGCACAGCCCATGTGTACCTCATCAGCAAAACCATCAGCGACGAGCGCACCGTGCGGGTGCACGCCCACCTGGACCGGGAAGACGAGCAGCTGCTGCCGGGCACCTTCGTGCGGGCCGTCATCGAAACCAACCGCGTGACCGTGCCCACCCTGCCGGAAAAAGCGGTGGTGCAGTACGGGGCCCAGTCCTACGTGTTCGTGGCCACCGATTCGGGCCCGGCCGCCGGCCGGGCCACCTACCGCCTCGTGCCCGTGACGCGGGGCGTAAGCGAAGACGGCTACACCGAGTTTCACCTGCCCGCGGCCGAGCAGGGCAAACCGCTGCGCTTTGTCGTAGAGGGGGCTTACGCCTTGCTGGGCAAGCTCAAAAACGCCGAGGAGGAAGAATAACGCCCCAGTCAAAATGGCCAAGAAAAACCCCAGCATCAGCCGAGAAATCGTGGGCATCAAGCTGCCCGCCCGCATGAAAATAGATAGCCTGAAAACGTCTATCAGACGGGCCTTCATCAACACCATCGTCCCGGAAGTCCGGCCTACGGCTGCCCAAGAGGCCGCTTGGCGAGCGCAGTTGGGCATTGCCCCGTTGGCAGTTGATGGACTCGGGTGCGTGTACTGCGGCCGACCCGCCACGCAACTCGACCACTTCCGCAACCTAACTGCGGCGGACGGCCGCCCCTCTGGCTACATCACCGACATCTATAACCTAGTGCCGTGCTGTAGTACCTGCAACAGCTCGAAGGCGGGCAAGCATTGGAAAATCTGGATGACGAGCAATGCCGCCAACGCGCCCAATAAAAGACTTAGCGCAACCGAGCTAGCAGACAGAGTGGCGGTGCTGGACCGGTTTGAGGTGTGGTCGACGCCGCTGGCAACGCGGCTTGATGTGCTGGCTCTGATTGGGGTATCCGAATGGGAGCAATACGAAGCCGACGTTGCTGCTGTGGTCGTGCTGCTGCAAGCCGCCCGCCAACGCAGCGACCGGTTTCACCTTCTCTTACAACAGGCTTACGCCGAGGCGCTGGTGCCGGCCGCGCAGCCAATCCCAACCGCTGTAAGCCCGACCGGGCTTCATTAACTACCAAGTTTTGTCCTTCCCTTTCTCACGTGCCTGATATTATGCCTGAACCTGCTTCTTCTAACACCGATGAGCCGTTGAACACGGCCAAGCAGGTTAACCCTGCCAACGCGGGGGCGGTGAGCCGCGCCCAGCTCACACCCCAGGCCGCCGCCGCACCCCAGGGCCACGACGTGCCCGGCCACGACCACGGCGGCGGGAACGACGGCCACCACCACGGCCCGGACGCCACTAACCCTTACCTCGTGCCGGGCATCAGCTTCGCGCTGCTGCTAGCCGGCATTGCGCTGGACTACTATAAAGTCGGTTTTTTCAGCGGCTACGTGCGCCTGGTTTGGTACGGACTGGCCTTCGTGCTGGTAGGCTGGAAGGTTGTGAAAGCCGCCGTGCTCAGCATTCCCAGCGGCAACATCTTCAACGAGTTTCTACTCATGAGCCTGGCCACGCTCGGGGCCTTTGCCATTGGCGAGTACCCGGAAGGGGTAGCCGTGATGCTGTTCTACACCGTGGGCGAGCTGTTTCAGGACGCGGCCGTGAACCGGGCCAAGCGCAGCATCAAGGCCCTGCTCGAAATTCAGGCCACCGAAGTGACCGTGGTGCGCGGCGGCCAGCCTCTGGTGCTCGACCCCAAAGCGGTGCAGGTAGGCGACGTGATGGAAGTCAAGCCCGGCGAGAAAGTAGCCCTCGATGGCACCCTCAACGGTAAGGCGGCCAGCTTTAACACGGCCGCCCTCACCGGCGAGTCGGCCCCGCAAACCAAGCAGCCGGGCGAAGCGGTGCTGGCCGGCATGATTAACCTGGAATCCCTGATTCAGGTGACGGTGACGACCGCTTTTAAGGACACCAAGCTCTCGAAAATCCTGGCCATGGTGCAGGACGCGGTGGGCCGCAAAGCCAAAACGCAGCAGTTCATCACCAAGTTTGCCAAAATCTATACCCCCATCGTGGTAGGGCTGGCCGTGCTGCTGATTGTGGTGCCCTACTTTCTGGTGAGCGACTACGTGTTCCGCGACTGGCTCTACCGGGCGCTGGTGTTTCTGGTCATTTCCTGCCCCTGCGCGCTGGTCATCAGCATTCCGCTGGGCTACTTCGGCGGCATCGGTGCGGCCTCGAAAGCGGGCATCCTGTTTAAGGGCTCCAACTTCCTGGACGTGCTGCGCGAAATTGATACCGTGGTAATGGACAAGACCGGCACGCTCACGCAGGGGGTGTTTGCCGTGCAGCAGGTGCAGCCGGCGGCCGGCACTACCCCCGAGCAGCTGCTGCGCCTAGTGGGGGCGCTGGAAACCAAATCGACGCACCCCATTGCCAAGGCGGTGGTGGCCCACGTCGGGGCGGCCGCGGCGGGCGTGCCCGTCGATAATGTGGAGGAAATTGCCGGCCACGGCCTGCGCGGCAAGGTGGACGGCCGCGACGTACTGGCGGGCAACACCAAGCTGCTGACTAAGTTCAGCGTGGCCTACCCGCCCGAAGTCGACCAAGTGGTGGACAGCATTGTGGTAGCGGCCGTGGACGGAAAATATGCCGGCTACCTCACGGTGGCTGACGCCCCGAAAGAGGACGCGGCCCGCGCCGTGCAGGAGCTGAAAGCCGACGGCATCAGCAAGCTGGTCATGCTCTCCGGCGACAAGGACAGCATCGTGCAGCGCGTAGCCAAAGAGTTAGGAATCACCGAAGCCCACGGCGGGCTGCTGCCCGAAGACAAGGCCAAATACGTGCAACAGTATCTCACCGAGGGCCGCAAGCTGACCTTCGTGGGCGACGGGGTGAACGATGCTCCGGTAGTGGCCCTGGCCGACGTGGGCATTGCCATGGGCGGGCTGGGCTCCGATGCCACCATCGATACGGCCGACGTAGTGATTCAAACCGACCACCCGAGCAAGATTGCCACGGCCCGCCGCATTGCCCGCGCCACCCATCGCGTGGTGTGGCAGAATATCTGGCTGGCCTTTTTTGTGAAAGGCATCGTGCTGGCGCTGGGGGCCGGCGGCGTGGCCACCATGTGGGAAGCGGTGTTTGCCGACGTGGGCGTGGCCCTGCTGGCCATTCTCAACGCCGTGCGGATTCAACGCATGAAATTTTAAGCTTAATTCCATACCGACCATGATTCACGGCGATAAAAAAGACAGTGACGTATTGCGGCACTACTGTCAGGTACTGACTGATAGTATTCAGACTGCTGGCCAATCATTCACCGAAGCGAACCAGATTCAACACACCTATCTGGATTTGCTTCGGCGGATGCGGTGCAGTTTACTGGGAGTCGTTGTCCATCTGGAGCATTGGCCCGAAATAATCGAGTTGAAGCTACCTATCTCATTGGCATTTCGCACGGCATTGACGGATGCCCTGACGGGTCTGTACCTGGCAACGTTCAACGACGATGCGCAGGCATTCCAGCATGAGCTAATGGTGCTTGACATTGAATATTTTAAGTATGTCAAAACCATTTTTGAAAACACGGCGCTGGAAATGCCTGGTGCCAGTGAAGCAGAGGTAGCCCAGGAAGAACTGACCCGCTGGACGGCGCTATATCAAAAAGCAGAGCACCTGCTACGGGTTCCTGGCGCTCCCCAGCTTAAAAGTCCGGAAATGCTGCGCGAGCCCCGGCATCACTACTTGTTTCAGGTACCGAATGGGCACACGCGCCCACTGTCTGAAAAAGATATGTTCAATCAAATCAAGGCGCACCCGGCAACGCAACATCTAGCCCGGTTGTACATCGTGCAGCGCCACTTATCGCAACAGCACCACTATGCCCCCGCTAACCGCGATTTTATCCAACTGCCGCCCGCCATCGACTGCCGGTACTGGTTCGAGGCCTTGGTTTACATTATTGAAATAAGCGGTATGCTCATGGCCTTATTAGATGTATCTCAGCCAACACGTCAAGAATTGGGTGAACACCAAGCAGCTTTGTTGGATTGGTTAGCTGACCGTGCCGAATGATACCGGTGGCAACTCCTTCCTGGCCCACCCTGTTAGGCTTTTCGCTGCTGCCGGCCGTGGTCATGATTGCCGGCGCGGCCCTGGCCGTGTGGCGGGCTCCCGGCCCGAAGCTGCGCAGCGCCATTCTGCACTTCGCGGCGGGCGTCATCTTCTCGGTCGTGGCCGTCGAGCTGCTGCCCGACATTGTGCAGCACCATGCGCCCTACGAAGTGGCGCTGGGCTTCGGGCTGGGTGTGGCCACCATGCTGGGACTGCGTTACTTCACCCAGCGCCTCGAAAAGAAAGAAGAGCCCGGGGAAGCTGGCAATGTGCAGGCCGGAAGCGCCGGCGTAACCGCCTCACCCACCGCGGCCTCCCTGCCCTGGGGCCTGCTGGTGGCCA contains the following coding sequences:
- a CDS encoding efflux RND transporter periplasmic adaptor subunit codes for the protein MRYLALPLVLLGLLSGCGSKEAPTEKEETAAATPGGEAAEKDPADRVTLTAAEQQVGGVRLGSLTERPMSGGLKVNGVLDVPPENLVSVSAPLGGFVDRTDLLQGSRVRAGQVLAVIRNPDFVQLQQDYQETRSQLKFAKAEYERQGELYRQEVAPQKNFQRAQAEYEALQVKTNAQAARLRLAGLPIGGTIVSTAILRAPKGGFVKAVNVSIGQSVTPTDVLFEIVNPEHLHVELTVFEKDIPQVKEKQLVRFSLGNDSLTRERTAHVYLISKTISDERTVRVHAHLDREDEQLLPGTFVRAVIETNRVTVPTLPEKAVVQYGAQSYVFVATDSGPAAGRATYRLVPVTRGVSEDGYTEFHLPAAEQGKPLRFVVEGAYALLGKLKNAEEEE
- a CDS encoding CusA/CzcA family heavy metal efflux RND transporter, which translates into the protein MFDRLIHFSIHNKLIIGLLTLALVAWGGYSLSRLPIDALPDITSNQVVVYTVAPSLAAQEIERLVSFPVEQAMATIPGQVEVRSFSRFGLSVVTVVFEDQTDIYWARTQVSQRLQEAESQIPAGTGRPELAPLSTGLGEVYQYLVRAKPGFEKKYNATELRTIQDWIVRRQLLGTPGVADVSSFGGLLKQYEVALDPERLRSLGVTVNEVYQAVAANNQNAGGAYLDQNPTAAFIRTEGLATSPADIGNIVIRSTRTGLPVLVRDVADVRYGAAVRYGAMTLNDQGEVTGGLVLMLKGANAAEVIQDVQKRMATIRKTLPEGVSVEPFLDRSNLVDRAIHTVSKNLLEGALIVVFVLVLFLGNWRAGLVVASVIPLAMLFAVSMMRLFGVSGNLMSLGAIDFGLIVDGAVIIVEAIIHRLHGGHLVVQGNRLSTEQMNEETYHAASKIRSSAAFGEIIILIVYLPLLALAGIEGKMFRPMAETVAFAILGAFILSLTYVPMMSALALSRSTENKPTISDRMMAFYTRLYHPLLKGALRHQAAVLLTAVGLLVGSFFLFRTLGGEFIPTLTEGDFAVEMRVLTGSSLSYTIEQAQKAGGILKKQFPEVKEVVAKIGAGEIPTDPMPVEAADVMVILKDQKQWTSAPNREELADKMADALSVMPGVTFGFQQPIQMRFNELISGAKQDVVLKIYGEDLQQLADYAQQAGRLVRQVKGAEDVYVEQVTGLPQIVVALDRNRLAQFGLNVADVNRTVQTAFAGETAGQVFEQERRFDLVLRLRQDLRKDINSVRRLFIAAPNGRQVPLEQVASVELREGPNQIQRDDAKRRISVAFNVRGRDVETVVEELQGKIDRQLKFAPGYYTTYGGQFENLRQATDRLSVAVPVALVLIFVLLFFTFRSFKQSVMIFTAIPLSAIGGIAALWLRDMPFSISAGVGFIALFGVAVLNGIVLIGYFNQLKAEGVNDLMERILRGTEVRLRPVLMTATVASLGFLPMALAQSAGAEVQRPLATVVIGGLVSATLLTLLVLPMLYALSERVKAGGANGEPQPEVTSAAPAKSLPVASGLLLLLLGLPLLGRAQGPLTAAQAVSQALQTNGTVLAGTRALEAQQAIRRTAYDFGRTTLTGSYGQYNSLNRDNQFTITQSLALPGVYRSAAGLADARIAGQRAQLAQVQAELRRQVRLSYEQAVHARHRLRVLRGQDSLYSEFLRSANLRFKTGEAARLEPATALVQQGEVRTQLRAARTDFRVAQRQLQALLQVPAAVALADSVLRPLALLGAAQLADTTAPALVDTLLKRTNPQARVLAQQVAERRAETRVEQAAGLPEFTVGYFNQSIIGYQRLDAAGTERYFGGGSRFQGVQAGVAVPLWRRPQKARVQAARLQEQVAQVGFDRYRAELAGQLDELLLRRTEQQQRLAYFESTALPQATVITRLSTIAYKAGETGYSEYLLNLERARRLRLDYLDALLQHNQTVIELEYLLGSQ
- a CDS encoding helix-turn-helix domain-containing protein, yielding MTIQNDAEYQVGMSRLEALNSDNPAHLAEMEALGNALEAYEDSHGHAPVRPDSLVFRIERYMFEHRLKKQELAQLLGITNSRLSEVLNGKRAVNMDLGRRLYTKLQIPAEFVLMHA
- a CDS encoding DUF6660 family protein; amino-acid sequence: MRLLALFFAFYFACLSCLSCTDEVPVCKDQQQTTVAASHSDCGAGALGDWCSPLCQCHCCGGAVMPVPLGNQAAYTPPTEWATSLRHGRLVVAAPTRALGSVWQPPQA
- a CDS encoding type II toxin-antitoxin system HigB family toxin translates to MNVLTKQELRKYAIEHLDVATAIWELYDDMKAASWANAAEIKAFDPSATHVGNNRWVFNLLRNRYRLVVKINYSKLPDFTGQIFIRFIGTHAEYDRITDIANL